One part of the Deltaproteobacteria bacterium genome encodes these proteins:
- the lnt gene encoding apolipoprotein N-acyltransferase: MSALPLFFTLLSSGLYVLSFPPFSFTLLAWVALAPFFLAATMTRPRSAALYGGLWGVAVMHGVGWWFPQVVANYFQVSFAVGWIGLLAVSIFLIGSSVAGFAAWLSWSTRQQAVGPMLVAFGWGTCEFTRATFLSSNWIALSGYSQMAFTRLVQIADIAGPYGVGILLAWGNAYAAGFFAPRLCRRPLRSGLGIGAMIIATLLYGQWRLSQIFAVGDPLPIAVIQGAIDEQLRWKPEYIQANLDRYLSLTRTIAEAHPTLIFWPEYAIDFHLQLESRQREAIFQMTRDLGADLLVGGRYYGYGESAMFFRNSVFLVHQGALAGRYDKVHLIPFAENNPLEFLLPQIRDQYEPGQRGRLLSTATARIGAFICFESVYPDFVREFVRQGAEVLANPSNDAWLGSAAPARHQLDIASMRAIENRRYLVRPTTTGISAVIDPYGRIVTASDYGVPAVLTATIFRSHAHTLYQRWGDAVTWIAVVWTLVCSLTRLKKSKENVR, encoded by the coding sequence ATGAGCGCGCTTCCGCTTTTCTTCACCCTCCTCTCGTCGGGGCTGTATGTCCTCAGCTTCCCGCCATTCTCGTTCACCCTCCTAGCCTGGGTCGCTCTAGCCCCTTTCTTCCTTGCCGCCACCATGACACGTCCCCGTTCCGCAGCGCTCTATGGCGGATTGTGGGGCGTTGCCGTGATGCACGGTGTGGGTTGGTGGTTCCCGCAGGTGGTGGCTAATTATTTTCAGGTGTCATTCGCAGTGGGCTGGATCGGTCTCCTGGCGGTCAGCATCTTTCTTATCGGTTCCTCCGTCGCCGGCTTTGCCGCCTGGCTTTCCTGGTCAACGCGTCAGCAAGCCGTAGGACCGATGCTGGTCGCGTTTGGCTGGGGGACGTGCGAGTTCACACGCGCAACGTTTCTCTCTAGTAACTGGATCGCGCTCTCTGGATATTCACAAATGGCGTTCACCCGTCTGGTACAAATCGCGGATATTGCCGGTCCTTATGGCGTCGGCATTTTACTCGCCTGGGGAAACGCTTATGCGGCGGGATTCTTCGCGCCCCGCTTGTGCCGACGGCCCTTACGCTCGGGTCTAGGCATAGGAGCGATGATCATTGCGACGCTTCTCTACGGACAGTGGCGGCTGTCGCAAATCTTTGCAGTTGGCGATCCGTTGCCGATTGCGGTTATTCAAGGAGCGATTGACGAACAATTGCGCTGGAAGCCTGAATATATCCAGGCCAATCTCGACCGCTATCTGAGCCTGACGCGAACAATAGCGGAAGCGCACCCAACGCTTATTTTCTGGCCCGAGTACGCCATTGATTTTCACCTGCAATTAGAGTCGCGGCAGCGTGAAGCGATTTTCCAGATGACGCGAGACCTCGGCGCGGACTTGCTAGTCGGTGGTCGGTACTACGGGTATGGCGAATCCGCCATGTTTTTCCGCAATTCCGTGTTTCTCGTGCATCAAGGTGCGCTGGCGGGACGCTATGACAAAGTGCACCTGATACCGTTCGCGGAAAACAATCCTCTCGAGTTCCTCCTTCCACAAATCCGAGATCAATACGAGCCGGGTCAACGTGGACGGTTGCTGTCCACCGCTACGGCGAGGATTGGAGCCTTTATTTGCTTCGAGTCGGTGTATCCCGACTTCGTGCGGGAGTTTGTCCGACAGGGCGCAGAGGTGTTGGCGAATCCCTCAAACGATGCCTGGCTCGGTTCTGCCGCGCCCGCACGGCATCAACTTGACATCGCTTCGATGCGCGCGATCGAAAACCGCCGTTATCTTGTACGACCGACAACGACAGGAATCTCAGCGGTTATCGATCCATACGGACGCATCGTCACGGCGAGCGACTATGGGGTGCCAGCCGTATTAACCGCCACGATTTTCCGCTCTCATGCCCATACTCTTTACCAGCGTTGGGGCGACGCGGTGACGTGGATTGCCGTGGTCTGGACGCTCGTATGTTCGCTTACCCGCCTCAAGAAAAGCAAAGAAAACGTACGCTAA